GCGCGCACTGCGCCCCGATAGGGGCGCGGGGAACTGCGCGAGCAAGCCGAACGGGCGGATGGTCCTGTGAGGGCCGAAACCACCCCGCCCGGAGGGCAGGCCGGGGCAGCCCAGGCCCACGCAAACCCCTAACCCGGAAAGCCGCCCCGCGAGGAAATCCTCCCCGCGAACTCCGACACCGCCTCCTTGACGTCGTCCGGTGTCCACTCAAGGCCGGGCGCGTTCACGGTGACCTCGGTGCACGCGGTGCCGGGCGTGCCGGACGCGGTCCAGTTCCAGAAGAGCCCGGTGCCGGTCTCCTCGGCCTGCCGCAGGGACGCCTCCTGGAGCACCTCGGCCTCGTAGGGCAGCCACACCTGGAACTGGTGGGTGTGCGGCACCCCGGGGTGCACCCGCGCCCACGGCACCCCCGCGGCGGCGAGGCCCTCCTTGAGCGCGGCGGCCACCACGCGCGCGTGCGCCACGTACGACGGCAGCCGCGGCAGTTCCCGGTCAAGGCCGATCAGCGCCGACAGGGCGGTCGGGAACTGGTGGGCGATCTGCCCGCCGTACCGGTGCCGCCAGGACCGCGCCTCGTCGGTGAGCGTCCGGGGTCCGGCGAGCGCGGCGCCGCCGAGGCCGCCCAGCGACTTGTAGAACGACACGTAGACGCTGTCCGCGAGGTCCGCGACCTCGTCCAGGGAGTGCCCGAGGTGCGGGACGCTCTCCCACAGGCGCGCCCCGTCGAAGTGCACCACGGCCTCGCGCTCCCGCGCGGCCGCCACCACCGCGGTCAGCTCGTCCCAGGTGGGCAGCAGGAAACCGGGCTCCCTGAGCGGCAGTTCCAGCATCAGCGCCCCGAACGGCTCGCCGAACTCCCGCACCTCGTCGGCGGTCGGCTGCCGGGGCTCCCGGGTGGGGTGCACGGTGCGCAGGCCGCTGAGGGCCCCGAAGGCGCCCTCCTCGTGGACCTCGGGGTGGGCGAGCGGGTGCAGCGCGACCGTCGCGTTCCCCGTCCGGCCCGCCCAGCAGCGCAGGGCCACCTGCTGCGCCATGGTGCCGGTCGGGAAGAAGACCGCGGCCTCCTTGCCGAGCAGTCCGGCGACGCGCTCCTCCAGCGCCTGGACGATGCGGTCCCCGTACAGGTCCGGGGGCTCGTCCAGGTCGTGGACGAGCGGCCCGTGTTCGAGGAGCGCCGCGAGCCGCTCCCTCATGGGGACGTGCATCCCGTTGTGGCCGAGGCACCGCCGGACCGACCGCTGGGCGGCGATCCGGCGGGTGCGTATGGCGTCCTTGTCCTGCG
The nucleotide sequence above comes from Streptomyces sp. TS71-3. Encoded proteins:
- a CDS encoding low specificity L-threonine aldolase, with the translated sequence MSGSSSENQQHKDARHEVAQDKDAIRTRRIAAQRSVRRCLGHNGMHVPMRERLAALLEHGPLVHDLDEPPDLYGDRIVQALEERVAGLLGKEAAVFFPTGTMAQQVALRCWAGRTGNATVALHPLAHPEVHEEGAFGALSGLRTVHPTREPRQPTADEVREFGEPFGALMLELPLREPGFLLPTWDELTAVVAAAREREAVVHFDGARLWESVPHLGHSLDEVADLADSVYVSFYKSLGGLGGAALAGPRTLTDEARSWRHRYGGQIAHQFPTALSALIGLDRELPRLPSYVAHARVVAAALKEGLAAAGVPWARVHPGVPHTHQFQVWLPYEAEVLQEASLRQAEETGTGLFWNWTASGTPGTACTEVTVNAPGLEWTPDDVKEAVSEFAGRISSRGGFPG